Below is a genomic region from Phycobacter azelaicus.
AGAAACCATCGCCGAGGCAGATGCCTGGAAATTCGCCGTCTACCCCTTTGCCGATGCGGCGCGCGGCTTTGCCCAGATGCCCACCCTGCGGGCCGCGATCAAGGCGCGCCAGAAACTGCAGATCACCTACCGGCGCATTGACGGAGAGATAAGCCGCCGCAAGATCCGCCCTTTGCACATGGAATACTGGGGCCGCGTCTGGACCCTCACAGCCTGGTGCGAGGCGCGCGATGATTTCCGCGTCTTTCGCGTAGATCTGATCGAAGAGGCCACCGCCCTGCCCGAACTCTTCGTGGATGAACCGGGCAAAAGGCTCGCGGATTACGATCCGCACCGCTCGGGCTGACCGTGGTCAGGCATGAGCTGCGTCCGAGGTCGTGGGCGATCCTCAGGTCATTCACCGCGATGACGTAGAGCATTCACCACCGTCCGGAACGCAGGCAAGTTCTGGTGACGGCTTGGATAGTAGATGTGATAGCCGGGAAAGCGCTGTGACCACTCATCCAGCAGCAGCACCAGCGCCC
It encodes:
- a CDS encoding helix-turn-helix transcriptional regulator; amino-acid sequence: MRRTDRLFEIIQILRDGKLHRAQDIAARLEVSTRTIYRDMDTLVASGVPVEGERGVGYLVREAITLPPLTLTPEELEALNLGMAIVAEAADPDLKAAAQSLAAKVDAVLPAETIAEADAWKFAVYPFADAARGFAQMPTLRAAIKARQKLQITYRRIDGEISRRKIRPLHMEYWGRVWTLTAWCEARDDFRVFRVDLIEEATALPELFVDEPGKRLADYDPHRSG